The proteins below come from a single Burkholderia humptydooensis genomic window:
- a CDS encoding DUF2938 domain-containing protein has protein sequence MSDALAFAVCALVIGTGATVAMDVWALVRKRCFGVPSLDYGLVGRWLGHLARARVRHAPIAASPRMAGERALGWLAHYLIGIAFAALLLALWGLGWAAAPTLGPALAVGIGSVAAPFFVMQPAMGAGIAASRTPRPAAARFHSVVAHAIFGLGLYGAGWTASRLGVPAMLGAA, from the coding sequence GTGTCTGACGCGCTCGCATTTGCCGTCTGCGCGCTCGTGATCGGCACGGGTGCGACCGTCGCGATGGACGTCTGGGCGCTCGTGCGCAAGCGCTGCTTCGGCGTTCCGTCGCTCGACTACGGGCTCGTCGGCCGCTGGCTCGGCCATCTCGCGCGCGCTCGCGTGCGCCACGCGCCGATCGCCGCGTCGCCGCGCATGGCCGGCGAGCGCGCGCTCGGCTGGCTCGCGCACTATCTGATCGGCATCGCGTTCGCGGCGCTGTTGCTCGCGCTTTGGGGCCTCGGCTGGGCGGCGGCGCCTACGCTCGGGCCCGCGCTCGCCGTCGGCATCGGCAGCGTCGCGGCGCCGTTCTTCGTGATGCAGCCGGCGATGGGCGCGGGCATCGCGGCGAGCCGCACGCCGCGGCCGGCCGCCGCGCGCTTTCACAGCGTCGTCGCGCACGCGATCTTCGGCCTCGGCCTGTACGGCGCGGGCTGGACGGCGAGCCGGCTCGGCGTGCCGGCGATGCTGGGCGCGGCTTAG
- a CDS encoding class I SAM-dependent methyltransferase, whose product MNVTDRSDNGDSGYSGYSGQAAHWNGRAGRAWADAQQMLDRMFEPFAELLVEAARAGGGRHVLDVGCGAGATTLAVARMLGEQGRCVGVDVSQPLIAAARGRAERERVPASFVHADAQTHAFAPASFDTIISRFGVMFFENAVDAFANLLRAASSDAPLAFIAWRGAAENPFMTTAERAAAPLLPSLPARQPDAPGQFFFGDVRRIEAVLAQSGWRGVDVRPIDVECTLPERELIGHFSRFGPVGQMFADLDDAMRARVVDTVRAAFDPYVHGADVRFMAACWLVKARAPAKWSTRKEAVGV is encoded by the coding sequence ATGAACGTCACGGATCGGAGCGATAACGGAGACAGCGGATACAGCGGATACAGTGGACAGGCGGCGCACTGGAACGGCCGCGCGGGGCGCGCGTGGGCCGACGCGCAGCAGATGCTCGACCGGATGTTCGAGCCGTTCGCGGAACTGCTCGTGGAGGCGGCCCGCGCGGGCGGCGGGCGGCACGTGCTCGACGTCGGCTGCGGCGCGGGCGCGACGACGCTCGCCGTCGCGCGCATGCTCGGCGAGCAGGGCCGCTGCGTCGGCGTCGACGTGTCGCAGCCGCTGATCGCCGCCGCGCGCGGCCGCGCCGAGCGCGAACGCGTGCCGGCGAGCTTCGTTCACGCCGACGCGCAAACGCACGCGTTCGCGCCGGCGAGCTTCGATACGATCATTTCGCGCTTCGGCGTGATGTTCTTCGAGAACGCCGTCGACGCGTTCGCGAACCTGCTGCGCGCCGCGTCGTCCGACGCGCCGCTCGCGTTCATTGCGTGGCGCGGCGCGGCGGAGAACCCGTTCATGACGACGGCGGAGCGCGCGGCCGCGCCGCTCTTGCCGAGCCTGCCCGCGCGGCAGCCGGACGCGCCCGGCCAGTTCTTCTTCGGCGACGTGCGGCGGATCGAAGCCGTCCTCGCGCAAAGCGGCTGGCGCGGCGTCGACGTGCGGCCGATCGACGTCGAATGCACACTGCCCGAGCGCGAGCTGATCGGCCATTTCAGCCGGTTCGGCCCGGTCGGCCAGATGTTCGCGGACCTCGACGACGCCATGCGCGCGCGGGTCGTCGACACGGTGCGCGCCGCGTTCGACCCTTACGTGCACGGCGCCGATGTGCGCTTCATGGCCGCGTGCTGGCTCGTCAAAGCGCGGGCGCCGGCGAAGTGGTCGACGCGCAAGGAGGCCGTCGGTGTCTGA
- a CDS encoding helix-turn-helix domain-containing protein, with protein MGNLDIAEVAQRSGVPASALRYYEEKGLIASTGRRGLRRTFDARVLERLALIALGRAAGFSLDEIASMFDAQGRPSIDRAMLAAKADELDRTIRKLISMRDGLRHAAACTAPSHMECPKFRRILRAASDARRTKKAPRPPRG; from the coding sequence GTGGGAAACCTGGATATCGCCGAGGTCGCGCAGCGCTCCGGCGTGCCCGCGTCGGCGCTGCGGTACTACGAGGAAAAGGGGCTGATTGCATCGACGGGCAGGCGCGGGCTGCGCCGCACGTTCGATGCGCGTGTGCTCGAGCGGCTCGCGTTGATCGCGCTCGGGCGCGCGGCGGGCTTTTCGCTCGACGAGATCGCATCGATGTTCGACGCGCAAGGGCGGCCGAGCATCGACCGGGCGATGCTCGCCGCGAAGGCGGACGAACTGGACAGGACGATCCGCAAGCTGATCTCGATGCGCGACGGCTTGCGGCACGCGGCCGCGTGCACCGCGCCGAGCCACATGGAATGTCCGAAGTTCCGGCGGATTTTGCGGGCCGCGTCGGACGCGCGCCGGACGAAGAAGGCGCCGCGGCCGCCGCGCGGCTAG
- the fliR gene encoding flagellar biosynthetic protein FliR — protein sequence MFSVTYAQLNGWLTAFLWPFVRMLALVAIAPVTGHRATPVRVKIGLAGFMALVVTPTLPPMPVVTVFSAQGVWIIVNQFLIGAALGFTMQIVFAAIEAAGDIIGLSMGLGFATFFDPHASGATPVMGRFLNAVAILAFLAFDGHLQVFAALVDSFRLVPISADLLRAAGWQTLVAFGAAIFEMGLLLALPVVAALLIANLALGILNRAAPQIGVFQVGFPVTMLVGLLLVQLMAPNLVPFVGRLFDTGVDFVGRVAAGMH from the coding sequence ATGTTCTCCGTCACTTACGCGCAACTGAACGGATGGCTCACCGCCTTCCTGTGGCCGTTCGTGCGGATGCTCGCGCTCGTCGCGATCGCGCCGGTGACGGGCCACCGCGCGACGCCCGTGCGCGTGAAGATCGGGCTCGCGGGCTTCATGGCGCTCGTCGTCACGCCGACGCTGCCGCCGATGCCCGTCGTCACCGTGTTCTCCGCGCAGGGTGTGTGGATCATCGTCAACCAGTTCCTGATCGGCGCGGCGCTCGGCTTCACGATGCAGATCGTGTTCGCGGCGATCGAGGCGGCGGGCGACATCATCGGCCTGTCGATGGGGCTCGGCTTCGCGACCTTCTTCGATCCGCACGCAAGCGGCGCGACGCCCGTGATGGGGCGCTTCCTGAACGCGGTCGCGATCCTCGCGTTTCTCGCGTTCGACGGGCATCTGCAGGTGTTCGCCGCGCTCGTCGATTCGTTCAGGCTCGTGCCGATCTCGGCCGATCTGCTGCGCGCGGCCGGCTGGCAGACGCTCGTCGCGTTCGGCGCGGCGATTTTCGAGATGGGGCTGTTGCTTGCGCTGCCTGTCGTCGCGGCGCTGTTGATCGCGAACCTCGCGCTCGGCATCCTCAATCGCGCGGCGCCGCAGATCGGGGTCTTCCAGGTCGGCTTTCCGGTGACGATGCTCGTCGGCCTGCTGCTCGTTCAACTGATGGCGCCGAACCTGGTTCCGTTCGTCGGGCGGCTGTTCGATACCGGCGTCGATTTCGTCGGACGTGTCGCGGCCGGCATGCATTGA
- the fliQ gene encoding flagellar biosynthesis protein FliQ: protein MTPENVMTLAHQAMSIGLLLAAPLLLVALAVGLVVSLFQAATQINEATLSFIPKLLAVAATMVIAGPWMLSTMIDYLRETLLRVATLGAG from the coding sequence ATGACCCCCGAAAACGTGATGACGCTTGCGCATCAGGCGATGTCCATCGGCCTGCTGCTCGCCGCGCCGCTGCTGCTCGTCGCGCTCGCGGTCGGCCTCGTCGTCAGCCTGTTCCAGGCGGCGACGCAGATCAACGAGGCGACGCTGTCGTTCATCCCGAAGCTGCTCGCGGTCGCGGCGACGATGGTGATCGCCGGGCCGTGGATGCTGTCGACGATGATCGACTACCTGCGCGAGACCCTGCTGCGCGTCGCGACGCTCGGCGCGGGCTGA